One genomic region from Candidatus Mesenet endosymbiont of Agriotes lineatus encodes:
- the groL gene encoding chaperonin GroEL (60 kDa chaperone family; promotes refolding of misfolded polypeptides especially under stressful conditions; forms two stacked rings of heptamers to form a barrel-shaped 14mer; ends can be capped by GroES; misfolded proteins enter the barrel where they are refolded when GroES binds), whose amino-acid sequence MANIVVSGERLQKAIREVASIVDTTVGITGGPKGRTVAVDKPYGTPEITKDGYKVMKNIKPEDKTQAAIMSIFNQSCSQCNEKVGDGTTTCSILTVFAVKEATKCIVAGANSVGLKEGMLKAKDAVLEVLKAMSRNISSSEKEIAQVATISANGDKNIGDKIADCVKRVGKEGVITVEESKGSEALEIEETKGMQFDRGYISPHFTTNKEKMIVEFENPYILVADKKISSAQSLLPILNEVAQSGRPLFIIAEDVEGEALNMLALNVYLQKVKVAAIKAPGFGDRRKEMLEDIRILSGAKHVISDELAIKMEDLKCDNLGSVKNIKVTKDNTIIVSKKDKDDKDIKARTEQIKTQIAASTSDYDKEKLQERLAKLIGGVAVLKVGGATEVEVKERRDRVEDALHATRAAIEEGIVAGGGVALFYAASALETVKGKDHDEQTGIEVIKKALAAPIRRIIKNSGEEGSIILDHLSNQGDQDLIYNVETMNYANAFTSGVIDPAKVVRVAFETAISVASTLITTHAFLVDVPSKDENNNMGAGAGGMGMDGGF is encoded by the coding sequence ATGGCTAATATTGTAGTGTCGGGAGAACGTTTACAAAAAGCTATACGTGAAGTTGCATCAATTGTTGATACAACAGTTGGTATTACTGGTGGGCCAAAAGGACGTACGGTTGCAGTTGATAAACCATATGGTACACCAGAGATCACAAAAGATGGCTATAAAGTAATGAAAAATATCAAGCCTGAAGACAAAACACAGGCTGCTATCATGTCTATATTTAACCAAAGTTGTTCTCAGTGTAATGAGAAAGTAGGTGATGGTACAACAACATGTTCTATATTAACTGTATTTGCAGTAAAAGAAGCTACGAAATGCATAGTAGCTGGTGCTAATTCTGTTGGGTTAAAAGAAGGAATGCTAAAAGCGAAAGATGCAGTACTTGAAGTGCTAAAAGCTATGTCACGTAATATTTCTTCCTCAGAAAAAGAAATTGCTCAAGTAGCGACAATCTCTGCAAATGGAGATAAAAATATAGGTGATAAAATTGCTGATTGTGTAAAAAGAGTTGGTAAGGAAGGTGTTATTACTGTTGAAGAGAGTAAAGGGTCTGAAGCTTTGGAAATTGAAGAAACTAAGGGCATGCAATTTGATCGTGGATATATTTCTCCTCATTTTACTACAAATAAGGAAAAGATGATCGTTGAATTTGAAAATCCCTATATTTTAGTAGCAGATAAAAAGATAAGCTCAGCACAATCGCTACTACCTATTCTTAATGAAGTAGCACAATCTGGAAGGCCATTATTTATTATTGCAGAAGATGTTGAAGGAGAAGCGTTAAATATGCTTGCTCTTAATGTATATTTACAAAAAGTCAAAGTGGCTGCTATTAAGGCCCCTGGGTTTGGTGATAGAAGGAAAGAGATGCTTGAAGATATAAGAATCCTATCTGGTGCAAAACATGTCATTAGTGACGAGTTAGCAATAAAGATGGAAGATTTAAAATGTGATAATCTAGGAAGCGTTAAAAATATTAAAGTTACTAAAGATAATACTATAATTGTTAGTAAAAAAGATAAAGATGACAAGGATATAAAAGCACGTACTGAACAAATTAAAACACAAATTGCAGCATCTACTTCTGATTATGATAAGGAAAAGTTACAAGAGCGCCTAGCAAAACTTATAGGTGGTGTTGCAGTACTTAAGGTTGGTGGTGCAACTGAAGTAGAAGTAAAAGAGCGTAGAGATAGAGTAGAGGATGCATTGCATGCAACTAGGGCTGCTATTGAAGAAGGAATAGTTGCAGGTGGTGGTGTTGCTCTATTCTATGCTGCTAGTGCACTTGAAACTGTAAAAGGTAAAGATCATGATGAACAAACAGGTATTGAAGTTATAAAGAAGGCTTTAGCTGCTCCAATCAGACGCATAATTAAAAATTCTGGTGAGGAAGGTTCTATAATTTTAGATCACTTATCAAATCAAGGCGATCAAGATCTCATTTATAATGTTGAAACTATGAATTATGCAAATGCTTTCACATCTGGAGTTATTGATCCTGCTAAAGTAGTTAGAGTTGCGTTTGAAACCGCAATATCTGTTGCTAGTACACTCATTACTACACATGCATTTCTTGTTGATGTGCCAAGTAAAGAT
- a CDS encoding co-chaperone GroES produces the protein MLKMLDDNVLIQPLDEEEKSSGIVLPDSAKKKPTKGEVKAVGPGGRNAQGERMALTVKVGDKVFYRQWAGTEVELQDDKLVVMKESDVLAIVEGK, from the coding sequence ATGTTGAAAATGTTAGATGATAATGTATTAATTCAACCTCTTGATGAAGAAGAAAAATCTAGTGGTATTGTATTACCAGACTCAGCAAAAAAGAAACCAACAAAGGGTGAAGTTAAAGCTGTTGGTCCTGGGGGGCGTAATGCACAAGGTGAGCGCATGGCTTTAACTGTCAAAGTTGGTGATAAGGTTTTTTATCGTCAATGGGCTGGAACGGAAGTTGAATTGCAGGATGACAAGTTAGTTGTTATGAAAGAGTCTGATGTACTTGCTATTGTAGAAGGGAAGTAA
- a CDS encoding superoxide dismutase has product MTFNLPDLPYGENALEPYISAKTMSFHYGKHHKGYVDKLNLLLEERKTEYEGRFTGNEEDLKILIKETHNNSSKAPIFNNAAQVWNHTFYWQSMKKGGGSAPQDGSAIARKIRDDLGGMDKFTETFAEYGANQFGSGWVWLVLENNKLKIVKTSNAEQPSPEQVPLLVMDVWEHAYYLDCQNRRVDYISVFLKHLVNWDFADKNLSI; this is encoded by the coding sequence ATGACATTCAATTTACCAGACCTTCCATATGGTGAAAATGCTCTAGAGCCTTATATATCGGCTAAAACTATGAGTTTTCACTATGGGAAACACCATAAGGGCTATGTAGATAAGCTTAATTTGTTGCTAGAGGAAAGAAAAACGGAATATGAAGGGCGGTTTACGGGCAATGAAGAAGATTTAAAAATCTTAATAAAGGAAACGCATAATAATAGTTCTAAGGCACCTATATTTAATAATGCAGCTCAAGTTTGGAATCACACTTTCTATTGGCAATCGATGAAAAAAGGTGGTGGTTCCGCTCCACAAGATGGAAGTGCAATTGCAAGAAAGATAAGAGATGATTTAGGAGGAATGGATAAATTCACTGAAACTTTCGCTGAATATGGAGCTAATCAATTTGGTAGTGGTTGGGTGTGGTTGGTTTTAGAAAATAATAAATTAAAAATTGTTAAAACCTCAAATGCAGAACAACCGTCACCTGAGCAGGTTCCACTTTTAGTTATGGATGTTTGGGAGCATGCATATTACCTAGATTGCCAAAATCGTCGTGTTGATTATATATCGGTTTTCCTAAAACATTTAGTTAATTGGGATTTTGCTGATAAGAATTTAAGTATTTAA
- a CDS encoding DUF1761 domain-containing protein has product MGGGLKNHLREEGYKYLNAGHSKEGLGQYLSRCRSNYQSNQHQQQSPSNDDQNQPQASSNTSQATSNTPIIQPIIIEQKSGFDFWDIMLLSCLWGRGGNTTNIYNYNVPNSNRKNNGSNDRVLGSCIAAFCLIFAAVMSYFLLSYAVYKIKNAKLENNKHSVPAAIGLGIFSFSVSATLILLLSGMIVPNLERAMGISSGAFTGFQVITGLNAVIFGLGAVLFFYLAINKANKKALVDREVDLIISCGRCSPSYGTSGSQYGEQQPPQNEQYQMGHNQQYPSAPPSYEESTSNGQYYDQPGTSGYSPYQNQQPYLSNSDSKQHSSNKTHLL; this is encoded by the coding sequence GTGGGGGGAGGATTAAAAAATCATCTTAGAGAGGAAGGATATAAATATCTAAATGCAGGTCATAGTAAAGAGGGCTTAGGTCAGTACTTATCTAGATGTCGTAGTAATTATCAAAGTAATCAGCATCAACAGCAGAGTCCATCAAATGATGATCAAAACCAACCGCAAGCCTCAAGTAATACCAGTCAAGCTACATCTAATACACCTATAATACAACCAATTATTATTGAACAAAAGTCAGGATTTGATTTTTGGGACATTATGCTTTTATCTTGCCTTTGGGGGCGTGGTGGCAATACAACTAATATATATAATTACAACGTTCCTAATTCTAATCGTAAAAACAATGGATCTAACGATCGAGTGCTTGGATCATGCATTGCTGCTTTTTGTTTAATTTTTGCAGCAGTGATGTCTTACTTTTTACTATCATATGCTGTGTATAAAATAAAAAATGCTAAGCTAGAAAATAATAAGCATTCTGTGCCAGCTGCTATTGGTCTTGGGATATTTTCATTTAGTGTTTCTGCAACTTTAATACTTTTGCTTTCAGGCATGATTGTGCCAAATTTAGAGCGTGCTATGGGGATAAGTAGTGGAGCTTTCACAGGGTTCCAGGTGATAACTGGGTTAAATGCTGTAATATTTGGACTGGGCGCAGTTCTGTTTTTCTATTTAGCTATAAATAAAGCAAACAAAAAAGCACTAGTTGATAGGGAAGTTGATTTAATAATTAGTTGTGGTAGGTGTTCACCAAGTTATGGCACATCGGGTAGTCAGTATGGAGAGCAGCAACCTCCTCAAAATGAACAATATCAAATGGGGCATAATCAACAATATCCATCAGCTCCACCTTCTTATGAAGAATCGACTAGCAATGGTCAGTACTATGATCAACCAGGGACTAGTGGATATAGTCCATATCAAAATCAGCAGCCATATCTCAGTAATTCTGATTCTAAGCAACATAGCTCTAATAAAACTCATTTATTATAA
- the lepA gene encoding translation elongation factor 4, translating into MNNIRNFAIIAHIDHGKSTLADRLIEYCNGLEARKMVDQVLDSMDIERERGITIKAQTVRLKYAVDDGNTYYLNLMDTPGHVDFSYEVSRSLAACEGSLLVVDASQGVEAQTLANVYKALDNNHEIIVVLNKIDLPAADPERVKSQIEEIIGIDASDAVLISAKTGLGIKDVLNAVVKKLPLPKGDVGAPLQAILVDSWYDAYLGVIILVRVKNGTLTKGMKIVMMSNNSTYQIDNIGIFTPEKVMTEKLSAGEIGFITASIKEVADCRVGDTITEEKRPCAEALPGFRQTTPVVFCSIFPNSSDDFEYLRDALNKLHLNDASFTFDTESSNALGYGFRCGFLGMLHLEVIQERLEREFDLDLTATAPSVIYKVKMKSGQNLDIHNPSDMPEPNKVLSVEEPWIIASIMVPDEHLGSILTLCNERRGEQEDLSYIGNTALVKYNLPLSEIIFDFYDKLKSISKGYASLDWEFSEYRESQIEKLNFLVNGESVDALACIIHKSRVEQRGREICSRLKDLIPRQQYKIAIQAAIGSKIIARETINPYRKDVTGGKISGKDRKMKLLDKQKKGKRRLHAVGNVNIPQNVFIQALKLDN; encoded by the coding sequence ATGAATAACATTAGGAATTTTGCCATTATTGCTCATATAGACCATGGCAAATCTACTTTAGCTGACCGTTTAATAGAATATTGCAATGGCCTGGAGGCAAGAAAGATGGTAGATCAAGTCCTTGATTCTATGGATATAGAACGCGAACGTGGGATTACAATTAAGGCACAAACGGTGAGACTTAAATATGCAGTAGATGATGGTAATACATACTATCTTAACCTTATGGATACGCCAGGGCATGTTGATTTTTCCTATGAAGTAAGCAGAAGTTTAGCAGCATGTGAGGGTTCACTGCTTGTTGTTGATGCCAGCCAAGGAGTTGAGGCACAAACTTTGGCAAATGTATATAAAGCTCTTGATAACAACCATGAAATTATAGTTGTGCTCAATAAAATTGATCTACCTGCTGCTGATCCTGAGAGGGTAAAATCACAAATTGAAGAAATAATTGGTATCGACGCAAGTGATGCAGTTTTAATTTCGGCTAAAACTGGTTTGGGTATAAAAGATGTACTAAATGCAGTAGTAAAAAAGCTGCCACTGCCAAAAGGTGACGTAGGCGCTCCTTTGCAGGCGATCTTGGTTGACAGTTGGTATGATGCTTATTTGGGAGTGATAATTCTCGTTAGAGTTAAAAATGGTACACTTACTAAAGGCATGAAAATAGTTATGATGTCAAATAATTCTACATATCAAATAGATAACATTGGCATTTTTACACCTGAAAAAGTCATGACAGAAAAATTATCAGCTGGAGAAATTGGTTTTATTACGGCATCAATTAAAGAAGTTGCTGACTGCAGGGTGGGAGATACAATTACTGAAGAAAAAAGACCATGTGCTGAAGCCCTACCAGGATTTAGACAAACGACCCCTGTAGTTTTTTGCAGTATATTTCCAAATTCATCTGATGATTTTGAATATCTGCGTGATGCACTAAATAAGTTGCATTTGAATGATGCAAGTTTTACTTTTGACACAGAATCATCAAATGCACTTGGTTATGGGTTTCGCTGTGGTTTTTTGGGGATGCTGCATTTAGAAGTCATACAAGAAAGACTAGAAAGAGAATTTGACTTGGATCTTACAGCGACAGCACCAAGCGTTATCTATAAGGTAAAAATGAAAAGTGGACAAAATCTAGATATACATAACCCAAGTGATATGCCAGAACCAAATAAAGTACTATCAGTTGAAGAGCCATGGATCATTGCTTCCATTATGGTACCAGATGAACATTTAGGATCAATTTTGACGTTATGTAACGAGAGAAGAGGAGAACAAGAAGATTTATCTTACATAGGTAACACAGCACTGGTAAAATATAATTTACCCTTATCTGAAATTATTTTTGATTTTTATGATAAGCTAAAATCGATTTCAAAAGGTTATGCAAGCCTTGATTGGGAGTTTAGCGAATACCGCGAAAGTCAAATAGAAAAACTAAACTTTTTAGTCAATGGTGAATCAGTTGATGCTCTAGCCTGTATAATCCACAAAAGTAGAGTAGAACAAAGAGGAAGAGAAATATGCTCTCGTCTTAAAGATTTAATACCAAGACAACAGTACAAAATTGCAATTCAAGCAGCAATTGGCAGCAAGATCATTGCCCGTGAGACCATAAATCCGTATAGAAAAGATGTTACAGGTGGTAAGATCAGTGGGAAAGATAGAAAAATGAAATTACTTGATAAACAAAAGAAGGGTAAAAGGAGATTACACGCCGTTGGTAATGTTAATATTCCACAAAATGTGTTCATACAAGCGCTCAAGCTTGATAATTAA
- a CDS encoding MFS transporter: MDKLQVKKVIFLSIICNTLLWYDYMLFGSLISIISNTFFPNNDYYVSLIAALGVFAAGFLMRPLGAIIFGYIGDKYGRRIALLFSIILMSISSITIAIIPGYQKVGILAPILVTILRLLQGISLGGEAGNATFLIEHASGGKRGFFGSIEVLSAIIGSAMSLAAILICQKISNFDSWGWRLPFAFGLFIGLVSIYLRYILSESPAYKISKKHDKLSKSPFMELIKCYKKPVLIAVGIDIVENASLYMFLVFFKIFIEGVAKLNNNFLYTIEIMSQVSLAILTLLFAMLSDVVGRKKVMIPAFITFTIISIPTLFMLSSSNNLIVTVAYFIFMVPIAASLGPVSATMCELFPTRVRYCGMSLSRNIAAGFFGGLGPFICTWLMKQIKIGPSFYMIFCALIGLIAILQIKDKDLKVDF; the protein is encoded by the coding sequence ATGGACAAGTTACAGGTTAAAAAAGTAATATTTCTCAGTATAATTTGCAATACTCTACTATGGTATGATTACATGCTTTTTGGTAGTTTAATTAGCATAATTAGCAACACTTTTTTTCCTAACAATGACTATTATGTTAGCCTAATTGCAGCCCTTGGTGTGTTTGCCGCTGGATTCTTGATGAGGCCTTTAGGCGCAATAATATTTGGTTATATTGGAGATAAATATGGAAGAAGGATAGCTTTGCTCTTTTCGATAATACTGATGTCAATATCCTCTATAACAATTGCTATAATACCAGGTTATCAAAAGGTAGGAATATTAGCTCCAATATTAGTAACTATACTACGCCTACTTCAAGGAATATCACTTGGAGGCGAAGCTGGCAATGCAACGTTCTTAATAGAACATGCATCTGGTGGAAAACGTGGATTTTTTGGTAGCATTGAAGTATTGAGCGCAATAATTGGCTCAGCTATGAGTTTAGCAGCTATACTTATATGTCAAAAAATATCTAATTTTGATTCTTGGGGTTGGAGATTGCCTTTTGCTTTTGGTTTGTTTATAGGCTTAGTCAGCATCTATCTTAGGTATATACTAAGTGAAAGTCCTGCATACAAGATTAGTAAAAAGCATGATAAATTATCTAAATCTCCCTTTATGGAACTTATCAAATGTTATAAAAAACCTGTTCTTATAGCTGTAGGAATTGACATTGTTGAAAATGCATCGCTCTATATGTTTTTGGTATTTTTTAAAATCTTTATAGAAGGAGTTGCTAAATTAAATAATAATTTTCTCTATACAATTGAAATTATGAGTCAGGTCTCATTAGCAATATTGACACTATTGTTTGCAATGCTGTCTGACGTGGTAGGTAGAAAAAAAGTAATGATTCCAGCGTTCATAACGTTTACTATTATCAGTATACCAACACTGTTTATGCTAAGTAGTAGTAATAACTTAATTGTTACAGTAGCATATTTTATCTTTATGGTACCAATAGCAGCATCTTTAGGGCCAGTGAGTGCTACTATGTGTGAATTATTTCCAACAAGGGTAAGATACTGCGGTATGAGTTTGTCACGCAATATAGCAGCTGGATTTTTCGGAGGATTGGGTCCATTTATATGCACATGGCTTATGAAACAAATAAAAATCGGCCCTAGTTTCTACATGATTTTTTGTGCCCTGATAGGACTTATAGCTATACTGCAAATTAAAGATAAAGATCTTAAGGTTGACTTTTAA
- a CDS encoding F0F1 ATP synthase subunit A — MSINPLDQFKIFSVIKLPTVFGYNIDFTNSSLYMLISVILAASFFLFGIRKATIIPNYWQTAVEFVYEFIVSLLESSSGKEGLKHIPLVFTIFVFIATCNIVGMLPLPMSFTVTSHIIITFALAMIVFFNVTITGFKQQGLSFLRIFLPHGTPLWLAPVMIFIELFAYLARPVSLAIRLAANMVTGHTIIKVIASFVTQINVFLVPLPFVFIMMLIGFEVFIAILQAYIFVALTSVYLSDAVSKH; from the coding sequence TTGTCAATTAATCCTTTAGATCAGTTTAAAATATTCAGTGTGATAAAATTACCTACTGTGTTTGGGTATAATATAGATTTTACAAATTCATCCCTATACATGTTAATTTCAGTTATCCTTGCAGCTTCTTTTTTCTTATTTGGCATAAGAAAAGCTACCATAATACCTAATTATTGGCAAACTGCAGTGGAATTTGTCTATGAGTTTATTGTTTCACTTCTTGAGAGTAGTAGCGGAAAGGAAGGGTTAAAGCATATACCACTAGTTTTTACAATATTTGTTTTTATCGCAACATGCAATATTGTCGGTATGTTACCTTTGCCTATGAGTTTTACTGTAACAAGTCATATTATAATCACTTTCGCTCTTGCAATGATAGTTTTTTTTAATGTAACAATCACTGGATTTAAGCAGCAGGGACTAAGTTTTTTACGCATATTCCTACCACATGGTACTCCCTTATGGCTAGCTCCAGTGATGATTTTTATCGAACTGTTTGCTTATCTTGCGCGTCCTGTAAGTCTTGCAATTCGTCTGGCAGCAAATATGGTAACAGGTCATACAATAATAAAAGTAATAGCTAGTTTTGTTACTCAAATAAATGTATTTCTTGTGCCTTTACCATTTGTGTTTATTATGATGCTAATTGGTTTTGAAGTGTTTATAGCCATTCTGCAAGCATATATATTTGTGGCGCTTACATCTGTATATCTCTCAGATGCAGTAAGCAAACATTAA
- a CDS encoding F0F1 ATP synthase subunit C, with translation MESLKYIAIGLSVFGMLGASLGIANIFSTMLNGIARNPESESKLKTYVYVGAALVEGMGLFAFIIALLLIFVVK, from the coding sequence ATGGAGTCTTTAAAATATATAGCAATTGGCTTAAGTGTATTTGGAATGCTGGGTGCTAGCCTTGGTATTGCAAATATATTTTCTACCATGTTAAATGGTATAGCAAGAAATCCTGAATCTGAAAGCAAGCTAAAAACATATGTTTATGTCGGAGCAGCTTTAGTTGAAGGAATGGGGTTATTTGCTTTTATAATTGCATTATTGTTAATATTTGTAGTTAAGTAA
- a CDS encoding glycosyltransferase family 2 protein has translation MCREIDISKIKLDYDIWSINDKLYYYKFGLLPWQRLNNITFIIVSDIDHRATKWLKEKYSNNFILFKSDYNKIIDSLNTFFGYTEFSINYLYYKNDRFSAKDIKLSSIIYVIFTLLISTLALIKGFAAVSLLIILFISSSSTLFRYIIILLGFCNKKASSKYEDDNELPIYTILLPILNENKVIKQLINNISNIDYPKSRLDVKLIVEEDDKETIENLKEFNLPENFKTIIVPNSFPKTKSKACNYALCFSKGEYVVIYDADDMPDHLQLKKALAEFKQEDSQLACVQARLGYYNCDYNLLTKFFSLEYTSWFHYLLFGMQKINIPIPLGGSSNHFRMEALKKVHSWDAYNVTEDADLGLRLASMGYYTKVIDSETLEESPISIFAWIKQRARWIKGYIKTYIVHMKNLKQLYQVTGLKGVYY, from the coding sequence ATGTGCAGAGAAATTGATATATCCAAAATAAAGTTAGATTACGATATTTGGAGTATTAATGATAAGCTTTACTATTATAAATTTGGCTTATTGCCTTGGCAAAGGCTAAACAATATTACTTTTATTATAGTAAGTGATATTGATCACCGAGCCACAAAATGGTTAAAAGAAAAATATAGCAATAACTTCATTTTATTTAAATCAGATTATAATAAAATTATTGATTCCCTGAACACTTTCTTTGGCTATACAGAATTTTCAATAAACTATTTGTACTATAAAAATGATAGATTTTCAGCTAAAGATATAAAGCTTAGTTCTATAATCTACGTAATATTCACTCTTCTTATCTCTACCTTGGCTTTAATAAAAGGTTTTGCTGCAGTTTCATTACTAATTATATTATTTATTTCCTCTTCTAGTACATTATTTCGGTATATAATAATTCTGCTTGGTTTTTGCAATAAAAAAGCAAGCTCAAAGTATGAAGATGATAATGAGTTGCCAATATATACAATACTTTTACCTATTTTGAATGAAAATAAAGTTATTAAGCAGTTAATTAACAACATAAGTAACATTGATTATCCAAAATCTAGACTAGATGTGAAACTTATAGTAGAGGAAGATGATAAAGAAACTATAGAGAACTTAAAGGAATTTAATTTACCAGAAAATTTTAAAACTATTATAGTGCCAAATTCGTTTCCTAAAACAAAATCTAAGGCATGTAATTACGCCTTATGCTTCTCTAAAGGAGAATACGTTGTTATCTACGATGCCGACGATATGCCAGATCATCTGCAGCTAAAAAAAGCTTTAGCTGAATTTAAGCAAGAAGATAGTCAGTTGGCATGCGTGCAGGCAAGACTTGGTTATTACAACTGTGATTATAACCTTTTAACAAAATTTTTTTCTTTAGAGTATACTAGCTGGTTTCATTATCTATTATTTGGTATGCAAAAAATTAATATACCAATACCCCTGGGCGGTAGTAGTAATCATTTTAGGATGGAGGCTTTAAAAAAAGTGCACTCATGGGATGCATATAACGTTACTGAGGATGCTGATCTTGGTTTAAGACTTGCTTCGATGGGATATTATACTAAAGTTATCGACTCGGAAACTTTGGAAGAATCACCAATCAGTATATTTGCTTGGATTAAACAGCGTGCTCGTTGGATAAAGGGCTATATTAAAACTTATATAGTCCATATGAAAAATTTAAAACAGTTATATCAAGTAACTGGACTAAAGGGAGTTTACTATTGA
- a CDS encoding COX15/CtaA family protein, which translates to MRKEPVAIWLFFCCIMIIVMIFIGGVTRLTKAGLSITEWKPITGILPPLNENQWLLEKEKYQKTPEYKIFNYNIDIEDFKKIYLIEYIHRLLARITGLVFCIPFIYFFIKKKLPKALIIKLSIIFTLGLVQGCAGWYMVKSGLVSQPHVSHYRLAMHLALTLIIFSMLWLAFVRYITGQKNKVEVSTSSIVLLILSLSLTFIQIIYGAFVAGLNAGLIYNTFPLMDNQIIPRDLFFMEPKWLNVFQNSVAVQFIHRNLAFIIIIIAIFVAVKNRRMKSLLILLLCFVVQATLGVITLLLKVPIIFASAHQVFAFISFAMNLYILKCVKLKQQNKCW; encoded by the coding sequence ATGAGAAAAGAGCCAGTAGCCATTTGGCTTTTTTTTTGCTGCATAATGATCATTGTAATGATATTTATTGGTGGAGTGACAAGACTTACAAAAGCTGGTTTATCAATCACTGAATGGAAGCCAATAACAGGAATATTGCCACCACTTAATGAAAATCAGTGGCTTTTGGAAAAAGAAAAATATCAGAAAACTCCTGAATATAAAATTTTTAATTATAATATTGATATAGAAGATTTTAAAAAAATTTATTTAATAGAATACATACATAGATTACTTGCAAGAATTACTGGTCTTGTTTTTTGTATACCGTTTATCTATTTTTTTATAAAAAAAAAATTGCCTAAAGCACTAATTATAAAATTATCCATAATCTTTACATTAGGACTTGTACAGGGTTGCGCTGGGTGGTACATGGTAAAAAGTGGGCTAGTGAGTCAGCCGCATGTCAGCCACTACAGGTTGGCTATGCACTTGGCCTTAACGCTTATTATTTTTTCTATGCTGTGGTTAGCATTTGTAAGATACATAACGGGTCAAAAAAATAAAGTAGAAGTTAGCACCAGCAGTATAGTGCTTTTAATATTAAGCTTAAGTTTAACTTTTATACAGATAATATACGGTGCTTTTGTCGCTGGGCTTAATGCAGGGCTTATTTATAATACTTTTCCACTGATGGACAATCAAATTATACCACGGGACCTATTTTTTATGGAGCCAAAATGGCTTAATGTTTTTCAAAATAGTGTGGCAGTACAATTTATACATAGGAATTTAGCATTTATAATAATAATTATAGCTATATTTGTAGCAGTAAAAAATAGGAGAATGAAGTCTTTGCTTATACTACTACTATGCTTTGTTGTACAAGCAACTTTAGGAGTAATAACTCTGCTGCTAAAAGTACCGATAATTTTTGCCTCAGCGCATCAGGTGTTTGCTTTTATATCGTTTGCAATGAACTTATATATTCTAAAGTGCGTAAAACTAAAGCAACAAAACAAATGTTGGTAG